A genome region from Meriones unguiculatus strain TT.TT164.6M chromosome 2, Bangor_MerUng_6.1, whole genome shotgun sequence includes the following:
- the C2H18orf21 gene encoding UPF0711 protein C18orf21 homolog gives MRQKHYLEAAARGLVESCPGQARYLLWAYSSTHEENSTFQETCPHCFQLLVLDNSRVRLKPKAKLTPKIQKLLNREARSQILSFKEAKLLRKYKESTSVLLITCRTCNRTVRHHGKSRSFLSALKSNTAPAINEAGLKTPKRKALGSTNLSQSMPGSKGKSPSSTLRTPISGQSTPICSSRTGSKRKKHFSQLKALLSQSESEKSPKLDFRHFLSSL, from the exons ATGAGGCAGAAGCACTACCTTGAAGCCGCTGCTCGGGGCCTGGTGGAAAGCTGCCCGGGCCAAGCCCGCTACCTCCT CTGGGCCTACAGTTCGACACACG AGGAAAACAGCACTTTTCAAGAAACATGTCCACACTGCTTCCAATTGTTGGTTCTGGATAACTCTAGAGTGCGCCTCAAACCCAAGGCCAAATTGACACCTAAGATTCAGAAACTTCTTAATCGAGAAGCAAGAAGTCAGATACTCAGTTTTAAAGAAGCAAAACTGTTGAGAAAGTACAAAGAGTCCACAAGTGTGCTG CTGATTACCTGCAGAACATGCAACAGAACAGTGAGACACCATGGTAAGAGTAGAAGCTTCCTGTCAGCACTGAAGAGCAACACTGCCCCTGCTATAAATGAAGCCGGCTTAAAGACACCAAAGAGAAAGGCTTTGGGCTCCACAAACCTCAGTCAAAGTATGCCTGGTTCCAAAGGCAAGAGCCCCTCCTCAACTCTCAG AACACCTATATCTGGACAGTCAACACCCATTTGTTCCTCAAGAACCGGGAGCAAAAGAAAGAAGCACTTCTCTCAACTGAAAGCACTGCTTAGTCAGAGTGAATCTGAGAAGAGCCCGAAGCTGGACTTCAGGCACTTCTTATCTTCTCTGTGA